The following are encoded in a window of Sulfitobacter sp. S190 genomic DNA:
- a CDS encoding DUF4055 domain-containing protein, with translation MSKHWDRLQAQYHLIRDCLDGEDAVKDQGQLYVPKPDGMSAQNYTHYLDRACFYGAPEMTLRALVGLALRKDPVIMLPPRLEPMRLNATYENAPMQVLVEDMVREVATMGRFGILLDFPADGASANAVPHISTFQAETIEDFSTGFVDGRKVLTRVHLASDEDWEGSDVTYELILEAGVYQFRRFIRDQHKTRVDVGENHIPTINGKPLDYIPFLMVSHEGLRPEHVSPPFLSLCKVAISHFKNSADREHAIFLTASPTPWVAGSIPANKVPTQIGSGAVWTLPEGTEVGMLEFTGAGVAAMKEIMEEKSETMISLGARMLSSTVNRNETLGTATQRTRSELALLHGVVVSVEAGLNRLLRLAAEWVGDDTNEASVTLSRDFIESAMEPKMIEQQMKLYLSGIISRASLHENLQRGEIVRADRSWEDERDMIDEDGGDISPIIGTRDV, from the coding sequence ATGAGCAAGCACTGGGACCGCCTGCAAGCGCAGTATCACCTTATCCGCGACTGCCTCGACGGCGAGGACGCCGTGAAGGATCAGGGGCAACTGTATGTCCCGAAACCTGACGGCATGTCGGCGCAGAACTACACCCACTATCTCGACCGGGCCTGCTTCTACGGAGCGCCGGAAATGACACTCCGCGCCCTCGTCGGGCTGGCCCTGCGCAAAGACCCCGTGATAATGCTGCCGCCGCGCCTAGAACCAATGCGCCTGAACGCGACCTATGAGAACGCGCCGATGCAGGTGCTCGTCGAGGATATGGTGCGCGAGGTCGCGACGATGGGGCGTTTCGGCATCCTGCTCGACTTTCCGGCAGATGGCGCAAGCGCAAATGCCGTGCCGCATATCTCAACCTTCCAAGCCGAAACCATCGAAGATTTCTCCACGGGCTTCGTTGACGGGCGGAAGGTGCTGACGCGTGTGCATCTGGCCTCGGACGAGGATTGGGAGGGGTCGGACGTTACCTATGAATTGATCCTTGAGGCCGGTGTCTATCAGTTCCGCCGCTTCATCCGGGATCAGCACAAAACCCGTGTCGATGTGGGCGAGAACCATATCCCGACGATCAATGGCAAGCCGCTCGACTATATCCCGTTCCTGATGGTCAGCCATGAAGGCCTGCGCCCGGAGCATGTCAGCCCGCCGTTCCTGTCGCTCTGCAAGGTGGCGATCTCGCACTTCAAGAACAGCGCGGATCGGGAACACGCCATTTTCCTGACGGCCAGCCCGACGCCTTGGGTGGCCGGGTCGATCCCGGCGAACAAGGTGCCAACGCAGATCGGATCGGGCGCTGTCTGGACGCTGCCCGAAGGCACCGAAGTGGGGATGCTGGAATTCACGGGGGCCGGAGTCGCGGCAATGAAGGAGATCATGGAGGAGAAATCCGAAACGATGATCTCGCTCGGCGCTCGGATGCTATCGTCCACCGTCAACCGCAACGAAACGCTTGGCACGGCGACACAGCGCACGCGGTCAGAGCTTGCGCTCCTGCATGGCGTCGTCGTGTCCGTCGAGGCTGGCCTGAACCGCCTGCTGCGCCTTGCTGCTGAATGGGTAGGTGATGATACTAACGAGGCCTCCGTGACCCTATCGCGGGACTTCATCGAAAGCGCGATGGAGCCGAAGATGATCGAGCAGCAGATGAAGCTGTATCTGTCGGGGATCATCAGCCGCGCCTCGCTCCATGAGAACCTGCAAAGGGGCGAGATCGTGCGGGCAGATCGGTCTTGGGAGGACGAGCGCGACATGATCGACGAGGACGGGGGCGACATTTCTCCGATCATCGGCACGCGGGATGTCTGA